One Bombus pyrosoma isolate SC7728 linkage group LG11, ASM1482585v1, whole genome shotgun sequence DNA segment encodes these proteins:
- the LOC122572401 gene encoding acyl-CoA-binding protein homolog: MSLDQKFEQATEAVKALTKRPTDEEFLELYALFKQATVGNINTTRPGMLDLKGKAKWDAWKSKEGMSQNDAKEAYIKFVDKLLEKYK; encoded by the exons ATGTCTCTTGATCAG aaattcgAGCAAGCAACAGAAGCTGTAAAAGCTCTTACCAAACGTCCTACTGACGAAGAATTTTTAGAACTGTACGCGTTGTTTAAACAAGCAACGGTGGGAAATATAAATACCA CGAGGCCTGGTATGCTGGATTTAAAGGGGAAAGCAAAATGGGACGCATGGAAATCGAAGGAAGGTATGTCGCAGAACGATGCGAAAGAAGCATACATTAAATTCGTGGACAAATTGTTGGAGAAGTACAAATAA
- the LOC122572652 gene encoding PMS1 protein homolog 1-like isoform X1 has translation MIISALDKDTVKLITTTQVITSISTAVKELIENAFDAGAKNIEINLIDNGCTLIEVKDDGCGISKVDAPYMALSSYTSKLSSFSDLESLETYGFRGEALYALSAVSDLTIISKTEQDEAAISYTIDHNGHIINSEHCHRSTGTTVQVKQLFKQMPVRRQIITNLKKANQDIRTLESLIKSYGICKFNARINYKVNNNIIFAKPSISNLEEAVTYTLGKKITCCMNWIDITDTDIKIKIMVPSRMTQATEVLHSGGQYIFVNDRPIKYKELEKVVIKIIFEALGQESSTRKKPIFLVYILINAANIDVNLEPNKTSLLFKEQNVVINIIEKYLENFYGIQREMQPENNCESSFTDYQDYTQKVNINNTENEEPACKKRKLRLEGNFDKPIERNINTDENVINNLNSTEINNFEHKGRPQVSINMQICDDESAENEKKVDDLSIQLPSLDLSESDSNESQNFVLTYSNNDISHNSVDSNTKENTEDTPPFELSPSSETFSQLPIVDLGEDFVLFDSSNTNTDEKENKIKNAETNALHAENKLDMKKSIMLKEWSKGHVSELEGGTNVESYNYIKLKESPNIDSHTNLCAGFLKFSKYARSEDSNMTAPQIAYQITNLWKKLSPEERGYYRDLAHDEKSEHNKSKLETKEKCIVNINKNKNRLLKALEKMKTMNMEKKENLVMRTTVSWDIDLKKVTENFLDSPPCENTDVVVVGLLRKNLWIVYKSAHIWILDAENLKKKLHITDMNVNEDNAKNIEQLLQQWFSIKNDISLLHPIHSLTQIRDTL, from the exons ATGATCATCTCAGCTTTAGACAAAGACACAGTGAAACTAATAACTACCACTCAAGTTATAACTTCGATATCTACTGctgtaaaagaattaatagaaaatgcGTTTGATGCTGGtgctaaaaatattgaaattaacttg atAGATAATGGATGTACATTAATAGAAGTAAAGGACGATGGATGCGGTATTTCAAAAGTAGATGCTCCTTACATGGCTTTATCATCTTACACATCAAAATTGTCTAGTTTCTCCGATTTAG AATCTTTAGAAACATACGGATTCAGAGGTGAGGCTTTATACGCATTGAGTGCAGTATCGGATCTTACGATCATATCAAAAACAGAACAAGATGAAGCAGCTATATCTTATACTATAGATCATAATGGTCATATCATAAATTCAGAACATTGCCACAGATCTACAG GAACAACTGTACAagttaaacaattatttaaacaaatgcCAGTGAGAAGgcaaataattacaaatttaaagaaagcTAATCAAGATATTAGAACTTTGGAgtctttaataaaaagttacggaatatgcaaatttaatgcacgaataaattataaagtaaataataacataatatttgcaaaaccTAGTATAAGTAATCTTGAAGAAGCAGTTACATATACTCTTGGTAAAAAAATAACATGCTGTATGAATTGGATAGATATTACAGATACAGat attaaaattaaaataatggtTCCTTCAAGGATGACACAAGCAACTGAAGTGTTACATTCTGGAGgacaatatatttttgtgaatgATAGaccaattaaatataaagaattagAGAAG GTagtgattaaaataattttcgaggCATTAGGACAAGAATCGTCAACAAGGAAAAAACCAATATttcttgtatatattttaataaatgcagCAAACATAGACGTTAATCTAGAACCAAATAAAACTTCTCTCCTTTTTAAGGAACAG AACGTGGTTAtcaatataatagaaaaatatttagaaaatttttatggaataCAAAGAGAAATGCAACCAGAAAACAATTGCGAAAGTTCATTTACTGATTACCAAGATTATACACAAAAAGTAAACATTAACAATACTGAAAATGAGGAACCTGCATGcaaaaaacgaaaattacgaTTAGAAGGAAATTTTGATAAACCTATTGAAAGGAATATAAATACcgatgaaaatgtaataaataatttaaattctaccgagattaataatttcgagCATAAAGGACGACCGcaagtttctataaatatgcaaatttgtgATGACGAAAGtgctgaaaatgaaaaaaaagtagaTGACCTCAGTATTCAATTACCATCTCTAGATTTAAGTGAATCAGATTCAAATGAATCACAGAATTTTGTATTGACTTATTCCAATAACGATATTTCTCATAATTCAGT TGATAgtaatacaaaagaaaacacAGAAGATACTCCACCATTTGAACTAAGTCCATCATCTGAAACATTCAGTCAGTTACCTATAGTAGATCTAGGTGAGGATTTTGTATTGTTCGATTCTTCTAATACAAATACagatgagaaagaaaataagataaaaaatgcGGAAACAAACGCTTTGCATGCAGAGAATAAATTGGATATGAAAAAGTCAATTATGTTAAAAGAATGGAGTAAAGGACACGTATCTGAATTGGAG GGAGGTACAAATGTAGAAtcttacaattatataaaactaaagGAGTCACCAAATATCGATTCACATACAAATTTATGTGCAggttttcttaaattttcaaaatatgcCAGGTCAGAAG attctaATATGACAGCACCTCAAATTGCTTATCAAATAACTAATCTTTGGAAAAAGTTGTCACCTGAAGAACGTGGATACTATAGAGACCTAGCACACGATGAGAAATCAGAGCACAACAAAAGCAAactggaaacaaaagaaaaatgtatagtaaatattaataaaaataaaaatagactATTAAAAGcattggaaaaaatgaaaacaatgaatatggagaaaaaagaaaatttagtcATGAGAACTACTGTATCTTGGGatatagatttaaaaaaagttacTGAAAATTTTCTAGATAG TCCTCCGTGTGAAAATACTGACGTTGTTGTTGTTGgattattacgtaaaaatttatGGATTGTTTATAAATCTGCACATATTTGGATTTTAGATGCtgaaaatcttaaaaaaaaattacatataactGATATGAATGTGAATGAG gATAATGCTAAGAATATAGAACAACTTTTACAGCAATggttttcaataaaaaatgacataTCTTTATTACATCCTATACATTCATTAACACAAATCAGGGATACTCTTTAG
- the LOC122572652 gene encoding PMS1 protein homolog 1-like isoform X2 has protein sequence MALSSYTSKLSSFSDLESLETYGFRGEALYALSAVSDLTIISKTEQDEAAISYTIDHNGHIINSEHCHRSTGTTVQVKQLFKQMPVRRQIITNLKKANQDIRTLESLIKSYGICKFNARINYKVNNNIIFAKPSISNLEEAVTYTLGKKITCCMNWIDITDTDIKIKIMVPSRMTQATEVLHSGGQYIFVNDRPIKYKELEKVVIKIIFEALGQESSTRKKPIFLVYILINAANIDVNLEPNKTSLLFKEQNVVINIIEKYLENFYGIQREMQPENNCESSFTDYQDYTQKVNINNTENEEPACKKRKLRLEGNFDKPIERNINTDENVINNLNSTEINNFEHKGRPQVSINMQICDDESAENEKKVDDLSIQLPSLDLSESDSNESQNFVLTYSNNDISHNSVDSNTKENTEDTPPFELSPSSETFSQLPIVDLGEDFVLFDSSNTNTDEKENKIKNAETNALHAENKLDMKKSIMLKEWSKGHVSELEGGTNVESYNYIKLKESPNIDSHTNLCAGFLKFSKYARSEVIKKDSNMTAPQIAYQITNLWKKLSPEERGYYRDLAHDEKSEHNKSKLETKEKCIVNINKNKNRLLKALEKMKTMNMEKKENLVMRTTVSWDIDLKKVTENFLDSPPCENTDVVVVGLLRKNLWIVYKSAHIWILDAENLKKKLHITDMNVNEDNAKNIEQLLQQWFSIKNDISLLHPIHSLTQIRDTL, from the exons ATGGCTTTATCATCTTACACATCAAAATTGTCTAGTTTCTCCGATTTAG AATCTTTAGAAACATACGGATTCAGAGGTGAGGCTTTATACGCATTGAGTGCAGTATCGGATCTTACGATCATATCAAAAACAGAACAAGATGAAGCAGCTATATCTTATACTATAGATCATAATGGTCATATCATAAATTCAGAACATTGCCACAGATCTACAG GAACAACTGTACAagttaaacaattatttaaacaaatgcCAGTGAGAAGgcaaataattacaaatttaaagaaagcTAATCAAGATATTAGAACTTTGGAgtctttaataaaaagttacggaatatgcaaatttaatgcacgaataaattataaagtaaataataacataatatttgcaaaaccTAGTATAAGTAATCTTGAAGAAGCAGTTACATATACTCTTGGTAAAAAAATAACATGCTGTATGAATTGGATAGATATTACAGATACAGat attaaaattaaaataatggtTCCTTCAAGGATGACACAAGCAACTGAAGTGTTACATTCTGGAGgacaatatatttttgtgaatgATAGaccaattaaatataaagaattagAGAAG GTagtgattaaaataattttcgaggCATTAGGACAAGAATCGTCAACAAGGAAAAAACCAATATttcttgtatatattttaataaatgcagCAAACATAGACGTTAATCTAGAACCAAATAAAACTTCTCTCCTTTTTAAGGAACAG AACGTGGTTAtcaatataatagaaaaatatttagaaaatttttatggaataCAAAGAGAAATGCAACCAGAAAACAATTGCGAAAGTTCATTTACTGATTACCAAGATTATACACAAAAAGTAAACATTAACAATACTGAAAATGAGGAACCTGCATGcaaaaaacgaaaattacgaTTAGAAGGAAATTTTGATAAACCTATTGAAAGGAATATAAATACcgatgaaaatgtaataaataatttaaattctaccgagattaataatttcgagCATAAAGGACGACCGcaagtttctataaatatgcaaatttgtgATGACGAAAGtgctgaaaatgaaaaaaaagtagaTGACCTCAGTATTCAATTACCATCTCTAGATTTAAGTGAATCAGATTCAAATGAATCACAGAATTTTGTATTGACTTATTCCAATAACGATATTTCTCATAATTCAGT TGATAgtaatacaaaagaaaacacAGAAGATACTCCACCATTTGAACTAAGTCCATCATCTGAAACATTCAGTCAGTTACCTATAGTAGATCTAGGTGAGGATTTTGTATTGTTCGATTCTTCTAATACAAATACagatgagaaagaaaataagataaaaaatgcGGAAACAAACGCTTTGCATGCAGAGAATAAATTGGATATGAAAAAGTCAATTATGTTAAAAGAATGGAGTAAAGGACACGTATCTGAATTGGAG GGAGGTACAAATGTAGAAtcttacaattatataaaactaaagGAGTCACCAAATATCGATTCACATACAAATTTATGTGCAggttttcttaaattttcaaaatatgcCAGGTCAGAAG tgataaaaaaagattctaATATGACAGCACCTCAAATTGCTTATCAAATAACTAATCTTTGGAAAAAGTTGTCACCTGAAGAACGTGGATACTATAGAGACCTAGCACACGATGAGAAATCAGAGCACAACAAAAGCAAactggaaacaaaagaaaaatgtatagtaaatattaataaaaataaaaatagactATTAAAAGcattggaaaaaatgaaaacaatgaatatggagaaaaaagaaaatttagtcATGAGAACTACTGTATCTTGGGatatagatttaaaaaaagttacTGAAAATTTTCTAGATAG TCCTCCGTGTGAAAATACTGACGTTGTTGTTGTTGgattattacgtaaaaatttatGGATTGTTTATAAATCTGCACATATTTGGATTTTAGATGCtgaaaatcttaaaaaaaaattacatataactGATATGAATGTGAATGAG gATAATGCTAAGAATATAGAACAACTTTTACAGCAATggttttcaataaaaaatgacataTCTTTATTACATCCTATACATTCATTAACACAAATCAGGGATACTCTTTAG